The following are from one region of the Carcharodon carcharias isolate sCarCar2 chromosome 38 unlocalized genomic scaffold, sCarCar2.pri SUPER_38_unloc_10, whole genome shotgun sequence genome:
- the LOC121274772 gene encoding reticulon-4 receptor-like 2, with amino-acid sequence MEGGLRPLCLLLTLCPLTSPCPLLCTCYQAPLTVSCQSRGLGRVPEPLPAAGARLFLQNNLIVELGPGSFPSNVSLLWLHSNSISRVRPGALRGLARLEELDLGDNPQLRALEPGTFAGLSRLRTLRLHRCGLALLPLGLFAGLRGLRYLYLQDNRIPGLRPGLFSDLSRLSHLFLHGNRLRRLQAGAFGGLRGLDRLLLHRNLIGLVQAGAFGGLRGLDTLFLSHNRLARLPGPALLPLPSLRFLRLDGNPWACDCRARGLRGWFGAYPGASSALTCSSPPGRKGRDLRLLTHRDFQTPAKATAATGLKGSPAQGSARPEYWPDYEDGDEALTSDPPGRCPGRSCSRSLAPGRLDVGIFPFPLWALTLLHWS; translated from the exons GAGGACTGCGCCCGCTGTGCCTGCTGCTGACCCTCTGCCCGCTGACCAGCCCGTGCCCCCTGCTCTGCACCTGTTACCAGGCCCCGCTGACGGTCAGCTGCCAGTCGCGGGGCCTGGGCCGTGTCCCGGAGCCGCTGCCCGCCGCCGGGGCCCGGCTCTTCCTGCAGAACAACCTGATTGTGGAGCTGGGGCCGGGCTCCTTCCCCAGCAACGTCTCGCTGCTGTGGCTCCACTCCAACAGCATCAGTCGCGTCAGGCCCGGGGCCCTGAGGGGCTTGGCCCGGCTGGAGGAGCTGGACCTGGGGGACAACCCCCAGCTGAGGGCCTTGGAGCCGGGCACCTTCGCGGGCCTGTCCAGGCTGCGGACCCTGCGGCTGCACCGCTGCGGCCTGGCCCTCCTGCCGCTGGGCCTGTTCGCCGGGCTCCGCGGCCTGCGGTACCTCTACCTGCAGGACAACCGCATCCCCGGCCTGCGCCCGGGGCTCTTCTCCGACCTGAGCCGCCTCTCCCACCTCTTCCTGCACGGCAACCGGCTCCGCCGCCTCCAGGCCGGGGCCTTCGGGGGCCTGCGGGGCCTGGACCGGCTGCTCCTCCACAGGAACCTGATCGGCCTGGTCCAGGCCGGGGCCTTCGGGGGCCTGCGGGGCCTGGACACCCTCTTCCTGTCCCACAACCGCCTGGCCCGGCTGCCGGGGCCGGCCctgctccccctgccctccctccgCTTCCTCCGGCTCGACGGCAACCCCTGGGCCTGCGACTGCCGGGCCCGGGGCCTGCGGGGCTGGTTCGGGGCCTACCCCGGGGCCAGCTCCGCCCTGACCTGCTCCTCACCCCCGGGCAGGAAGGGCCGCGACCTCCGGCTCCTGACCCACCGGGACTTCCAG ACCCCGGCCAAGGCCACGGCGGCAACCGGGCTCAAGGGCTCCCCGGCCCAGGGGTCAGCGCGGCCGGAGTACTGGCCGGACTATGAGGATGGCGACGAGGCGCTGACCTCGGACCCTCCTGGACGCTGCCCGGGCCGGAGCTGCAGCAGGAGCCTGGCCCCCGGCCGGCTGGACGTCGGGATCTTCCCATTCCCCCTGTGGGCCCTCACTCTGCTGCACTGGTCATGA